The sequence below is a genomic window from Streptosporangium lutulentum.
CGTCGGCCTGGCCGGATCCGGGAGCAGCGGGAAGGTCGGCCTGGCGGAGACCCTGGTCGGCCTCCGCAAGGCCGACACCGGCACGGTGACGGTCAACGGCACCGTGGTCAAGCCGGGGGACGTGCCGTCCGTGCTCGCCGCGGGCCTCGGCTTCGTCCCCCAGGACAGGCACCACGAGGGGTTCGTCCCGCTGCTGTCGATCGCGGAGAACTCGACCATCCCGATCGCGCGCAAGCTCGGCCGGTTCGGCACGATCTCCCCGGCCCGCCGCCGTGAGCGCGGCGCCCAGATGATCGAACGGCTGGACATCAAGACGACGGGCCCCGACCAGCCGGTGGCGGACCTGTCCGGCGGCAACGCCCAGAAGGTCGTGTTCGCCAGGGCGCTGGCGGACGACCCCCGGGCACTGGTGGTCATCAACCCGACCGCCGGGGTGGACGTGAAGGCCAAGCACTCACTCCTCGGCGCCGTGGAGGACGCGGCCGACCAGGGGGCCGGAGCCGTACTGGTCTCCGACGAACTCGACGACCTGCGTATCTGCGACCGGGTCCTGGTGATGTTCCACGGAAAGATCGTGAAGGACGTGCCACGCGGCTGGACCGACACCGAACTGGTGACGGCGATGGAAGGTATCCACCACTGATGACCGCTACAAAGACCCCGCCGACCCCTCCCGCGGTGGCCACCCTGCCGGGCAGGCGCATCCAGCTCGGGCGCTTCCGGGACCTCACCCTGGTCCCGGTGATCGTCGTCCTGCTGATCGCCGGTTCGTTCGTGGACCCGGTCTTCCTCACCACGGGCAACCTGACCAACGTGCTCCAGCAGCAGTCGGCCCTGGCCCTGGTGGTGCTCGCCGAGGCGCTGATCCTCATCGCCGGCAAGTTCGACCTGTCGCTGGAGTCCACGGTAGGCATGGCGCCCGCCGTGGGCGTGATGCTGGTCATCCCCGTGGCGGCCGGCGGGTTCGGCCTCGAACTGCCCGGGATCCTGGCGATCCCGCTCTGCCTGCTGGTGGGCGGTCTGGTCGGCGCCTTCAACGGCTTCCTGATCATGCGATTCCAGCTGTCGGCCTTCATCGTCACGCTGGCCATGATGATCGTCGTGCACGGACTCCAGCTCGGCCTCACCCAGGGCAAGAGCCTGTTCGAGCTGCCCGAGTCGTTCCTCTACCTCGGCAGCGCCACCTGGCTGGGCCTCCCGGCGGCCATCTGGATCACCGGCGCGCTCTTCGCCGCCGCCATCGTCGCGCTCGGCTACTTCCGGGTCGGCCGCTCGCTCTACGCCATCGGCGGCAACGCCGACGCCGCCCGCGCGGCCGGCATCCGGGTCGAGCGGGTCCTGTGGGTCGTCTTCATCATCGGCGGAGTGATCGCCGCGCTCGCCGGAGTGCTGGAGACCGGCCGCCTGGGCGGCATCAGCGCCAACCAGGGCGTCGGCTGGATCTTCATGGCCTTCGCCGCCGCCGTCATCGGCGGAGTCAGCATGGACGGAGGCAAGGGCACGATCCTCGGTGCCCTCACCGGTGTCCTGGTGATCGGCCTCGTCGAGAACATCCTGACGCTGAAAGGCGTTCCCGGAGAGTGGAAGCAACTCGTCTACGGCGCCATCATCCTGGTCGCCCTGATGATCAGTCGTCTGGCGGGCGGCAAGGCCCAAGATTGACACGGTACGGCTCGCCCCGGCGATGCGGCTCATCCCCGATGGGGTGCGAGCCGCATCGGCGTGTGCCCGCACGGAGACGTGAAGTCGGGTGGAGACCCCGGCCGCACGAGGAACCTGAAGCCGGACGTGCGGCCGTACGGACGTGAAGCCGTTGGGAGACCTCGGGCCGCACGAGAGACGTGAGGCCGGACAGGACAGCAAACCGTACAGAACGGAGCGAGCGGTGCAGGTCAGCAGATACGGATTCGGCGCGGCCCCGATCGGGAACCTGTTCTCGGCGGTGGACGACGACACGGCGCGGGCGGCGGTGGACGCCGCCTACGAAGCCGGATTCCGTCTCTTCGACACCGCGCCCCACTACGGACTCGGCCTGTCGGAGCGGCGCCTCGGCGCCGCCCTGGCGGAAAGGCCCCGTGACTCCTACACCCTGTCCACGAAGGTCGGCCGCCTGCTCGTCCCCTCCTCGGACGGAGGCAGGGACGACCAGGGCTTCGACGTCCCCGCCGACGTCCGCCGGGTGTGGGACTTCTCGCGCGACGGGGTGCGGCGGTCGCTGGAGGAGAGCCTGGAACGGCTCGGCCTCGACACGGTCGACGTCGTCCTCATCCACGACCCGGACGACCACTGGGAGCAGGCCGTCTCCGAGGCGTATCCGGCGCTGGCGGAGCTGCGCGACCAGGGCGTCGTCAAGGCCGTCGGGGTCGGCATGAACCAGGCCGGGATGCTCGCCTCCTTCGTCCGCGAGACGGAGGTGGACGTGGTCATGCTCGCCGGGCGCTACACCCTGCTCGACCAGTCGGGGGCCGGGGAGTTGCTGCCGCTCTGCGAGGAGCGCGGCGTCTCGGTGCTCGCGGCGGGGGTCTTCAACAGCGGCCTGCTCGCCACCCACGAACCGTCCGGCACCTACGACTACGCCCCCGCCTCCGAACCCCTCCTCGCCCGAGCCCGCCGCATCGCCTCCGTCTGCGAGCGGCACGAGGTCACCCTGCCGCAGGCGGCACTGGCCTTCCCTCTGCGCCATCCGGTGGTCGCCTCGGTCGTCGTCGGCGCCCGCTCCGCAGGAGAGGTCATCCGCAACGCGGCCCTGGTGGCCGATTCCGTCCCCGAGGCCCTGTGGGCCGACCTCGTCGCGGAGGAGCTGATCCCGGCCTGACCGGAGTGAACCCGGTCGGCCGGGTTCTGCCGGTCGAACTCCAGGCACACCTCCCGCGCGTACCGTCAACGGCCGTGCCGCTGTTCCTCAACCCCGGAGCCGGGGAGTATCGGGGGCGGCGGTAGGGCGCCGACCGGCTCGTCGTCGGTTCACGGATGGACACGGCGTGGCCGTACGTGGCCGATTGTGGACAGTTTGTCCGCGGTCGCCCCGGCCTGCCGAGTGCGGAATCCGCAGGCGGTCGCCGCGACCAGCGTGGACGCGCTGTGCCCGGGCGGTCTGCCTTCCCACCTGGGCGACAGAGGCCGCCCACGGTCGGCCCCGGTGAGGATTGCCCGATTGATACGGGCATGGTCAAATCAAGATCTCACTCACGTCTTGAGATCGGCTGGCTACATGGCGCGAGCTGCGGCGGGCGGCCGACACCGCCGCGACCCTGCGGCCGGCCGGGCTCCGGCGGCGCTCGGGCGGTGGTTGTGCGGTGGCCGTTCAGGGCGGGCCGCCGACGGGCGAGTGCACGCCCGGCGCAGGGCACGAGGCCCTCCCGGCCACCGCCTGTGTTCGGTTGCGCATCAACGGCCACGGCGAGTACGGCGGGCAACCCTGCCGCCTGTCGCGGGCCGTTTCCAGTGCGGGTGGGGTGGACGGGGCATCCCCGGGCGTGTGAGGGCGCCGTCTCGCGCGATGATCCGACTCCGTCCCGACCAGGGGAACCCATGCATTCGACCATCCGCTTCGTCACGCCGTCCTGGCGGCGCACGTTGGCAGCCCTGTGCACTCTGCTCACCGCTGTGGCGTTGACCGGCCTGACGGCCCTGCCCGCGCACGCGGCCGCCCAGACCTTCGCCTACATCACCAACTACGACTCCGACTCGGTGTCGGTGATCGACACCGCGACCAACACCGTCACCGCCACCATCGCCGTCGGCGGACACCCCGCCGGCGCGGCGGTGTCCCTGGACGGCACCCGGGTCTACGTCGCCAACGCCAACGTCGGCTCCGGCTCGGTGTCGGTGGTCGACACCGCGACCAACGCCGTCACCGCCACCATCGCCGTCGGCGTCAACCCGCGCGGCGCGACGATATCCCCGGACGGCACCCGGCTCTACGTCACCAACACCGGCTCCGGCTCGGTGTCGGTGATCGACACCGCGACCAACACCGTCACCGCCACCATCGCCGTCAACCGCCCGGGCGGGGTCGGAGTGACCCCGGACGGCACCCGCGCCTATGTCACCAACAGCAACCTCGACACGGTGTCGGTGATCGACACCGCCACCAACACCGTCACCGAGACGATGACCGGCCTGGGCCTGTGGCCCTTCGCCGTGGTGTTCGTCGAGGTGGGCACCGCGACCTCCGCCGACATCGACGTCAACCTCGGCGCCCAACCTCGCCTGGGCCTTTTGGTGCCCTACCTCACCTACACCCTGACCGCCCGCAACACCGGACCCGGCGCGGTCACCTCCGCCACCCTCACCGCGACCCTGCCCCCCGGCAAGAAGGCCACCAACCTGGCCGCCGGATGCGTCACCACCCCCGGCACCGTCACCTGCACCTACGGGGCGATCGCCGGCGGCGCCAGCGTCGGCAAAACCTTCCGCGTCCCCCTGCGCCTGCTGTCACTGGGCAAGGTCAAGGTCACCGGCGCCCGCACCACCAGCGCTCCCGCCGACCCCAACCCGGCCAACGATCACGACGGCGCCACCTGCACTGTCATCTCCTTCCTCCTGGTCACCTGCCGCTAAGCACTCCGAGGGTCCGGCGGGCACCGCCCGCCGGGCCCTCGCACGGCCTTTCGCGGCCTGCGATGGAGGGGCTTGTCGCCGCGGCCGTTCCGCTCCGCGCCGGGGCCGAGTGGCCGTGGCCCGCCCGCGCCGGAGCCGGTTGACACGATAGACAATCTGGTTCACTATTTAGACAACCGCATTGTCTATTTTAAGGATCACCGATGCCTGTAATCCGCCATGCCGAAAGCCGCCGGACCGAGACGCCCAACGCCGTCATGACCACGCTCGCCTCCCCGTCCCAGGGCGGCGGCGGCCAGGTCGTCTGGCGCGTCGACATGGGCCCCGGCCAGGCGGGCCCGCCGCACGCCATAGACACCGAGCAGGTGTGGACCGTGCTGGACGGCGGCGCGACCGTCGAACTCGGCGGCGAGACCCTCACCGTCGAGCCGGGTGACACGCTCGTCATCCCGGCCGACGTGCCGCGCCGCCTGAGCTCGGCCCCGGCGACCGGCCTCACCGCCATCGTCGTCGCCCCCGCGGGCATGCGCGCCTACGTGACCGACGGCACCCGCGTCTCGGCGGAGTGCGCCGTGCCCGACGGCGACAAGCTCGTGCCGGCCTGGGTCGTCTGAGCATCTGCACGAACCGGGCGCGAAGTAGTGCGCGCAGATCCGGACGAAAGCGAGCAGGTCGTCCGGTGGACGGTCGCGGGTGACCCGGCCGACGTTGCGCGCGGGGTCACCGCCGTACGGGCGGCAGGGTCATGTCGGCGCCGATGCAGACGAATCCGGCGGAGGCCGCGGCGAGGTCCTCCCCGGCTCGCTGAGTCCGGGCCAGCGCGTCGGCCGCGGAGTGTCCCGCCCTGAGGAGCCGGTGCAGGGCGACCATGACCGGTGCGGTCTCGGTGTCGGGGACGGACATGACAGGCGCGATGATCGTACGGGCGCCGAGTGCCAGGAACGTCGCGCTGAGCCCGAGCAACTCGTCTCCCGCGCGCACCACGGATCGGCCGCTGTCACAGGCGGCCAGGATGACCATGCGCGGTGCCCGGTGAAGCCGCTCCAGGTCATAGATGGTGAGCGGGCCGTCTGCCAGGCGTAGCGATGAGAAGAGCGGATTGGTGGCATGCAGGCGACCGTGCGCCGCCAGGTGCGCCAGCCGGGCTCCGTCCAGGGCGGTGATCACCGCCTCCGCGGTGGCCTCCGGACCGACCAAAGGGGAAGTGGAGTGGATGCCTCCGACCGCTTCGGCCTCGGCGCGAGCGCCCGGCAGTCCCGGTCCGGCGACGGCGAGGACATACCCGTCAGCGTCACGGACGTTGAAGGCCGTGTGCCACAGCGTCGCCGACGGGGAGACGGTCACGGCCCGTCCGGCGCACGACGGCAGGATCGACCAGGGAAGCGCCTGCAGGCAACCGGTCGGGATCACGACCAGGGGCCGGTCGGCGATCACGCGGGCGAGCGGGCCGAGCAGGATCGCGTCCAGCCGCGCCGCGGCGTGGCGCAGCATCGCCTCGGCGGCCGCCCTGCCCGCTGTGGTGCTCCGCGCGGCAAGGCGGCGGAGTGCGAAGGGAACCCGGTCGAGCAGGTCTCGCACCGGAGCGACCGGTCCAAGTGGCCGCAGGGAAAGACGGCCGTCGACGAGGGCCAGGGCGTGGAGCTCCTCGTCCAACTGCACGAACTCGATGAGAGCGTTGTTCCGGAGCGGTTCGGCCAGCGCGCCGATCGACACCGGGCCCGCGGGGGCAGCCGACCTCCCCGGAGGCAGTTTGCGGCAGTAGTCGCGGATCTCTCGCTCAAGAGCGATCTGGTGCTGGACGAGCCGAGCGGTGTCGCGTCCCGCCGTGCGCATCTCGTGGATCTCGCCCACAGTGGCCCGCAGTTCGGTCATGGCCTTGGCCAGCATCGGATCGTCGGGAGGCCGGGCGGGCTTCATCAGCAGGTGAATGGCCCGCCCCTGCTCGGCCCAGTCGAAGACCTGGCTCGGCCGGCCGCTCTGGAACGCCATGCGCAGCCCGAGCCGTGCGAGGTCCACGCGATACTGGGCGCTGTAGGCGCGCAGGTCGGTCGCGCCCAGGGTGGCGCGGTGCTCGTCGAGCACACGCAGCCCCGTGCGGACCGCGACCGAGGCTCCGCGGCGGTTTCCGCGCGTCAGGCGCAGGAGCGCTTCGGCATGCCACGCCTGGGCTCGTAAGAGAGCGGGTCCGCGAAGCCGTCCCAGACCTGCCTGCTCAAGCTGACGGCAGCCCCGGTCGATCCAGCCGCGTCCCAACGCCGCCTGGGCGGCGAGCAGCCGTGCCTCCATGGACATGGCGGGCCAGCCGGCGGCCGTCAGGGCGATCGCGGAACGTTCCAGTGCTCCCACCACGGCCTGCGATTCCACGCCGTGTGTGATCCGCGAGCGCAGCACGACGAACCGGGCCAGTGCCGCCCACTCCGGCCGGTGCTGACGGGTGAACTCACTGACGGCACGCCGCGCCTCCCGCTGGGAGTGCTCGTGATCTCCCTGGAGCAGGGCGGCTCGGGCGAGCAGGAGCCGTACCTCCGGCAGGCCTATCTTCCGATGCCGGTGCTGGAGCTCCTCGACGGCCTCCTGTGCGGCCTGCCGCGCCTCGGCCACGAGACCGACCGACAGCAGCAGCCCGGCGCGGTCACTGAGCAGCCAGCCGAGCTGGTGGGTCCCGAGCGCGCGAAAGCGCCCCTCGGCGAGGTCAAGGCGGTTCAGTGCGGCCGGAACGTCGCCGCGCAGGGCGCTCACCCAGCCCAGGTTCAGCCGGACGAT
It includes:
- a CDS encoding ABC transporter permease, producing the protein MTATKTPPTPPAVATLPGRRIQLGRFRDLTLVPVIVVLLIAGSFVDPVFLTTGNLTNVLQQQSALALVVLAEALILIAGKFDLSLESTVGMAPAVGVMLVIPVAAGGFGLELPGILAIPLCLLVGGLVGAFNGFLIMRFQLSAFIVTLAMMIVVHGLQLGLTQGKSLFELPESFLYLGSATWLGLPAAIWITGALFAAAIVALGYFRVGRSLYAIGGNADAARAAGIRVERVLWVVFIIGGVIAALAGVLETGRLGGISANQGVGWIFMAFAAAVIGGVSMDGGKGTILGALTGVLVIGLVENILTLKGVPGEWKQLVYGAIILVALMISRLAGGKAQD
- a CDS encoding aldo/keto reductase, which produces MQVSRYGFGAAPIGNLFSAVDDDTARAAVDAAYEAGFRLFDTAPHYGLGLSERRLGAALAERPRDSYTLSTKVGRLLVPSSDGGRDDQGFDVPADVRRVWDFSRDGVRRSLEESLERLGLDTVDVVLIHDPDDHWEQAVSEAYPALAELRDQGVVKAVGVGMNQAGMLASFVRETEVDVVMLAGRYTLLDQSGAGELLPLCEERGVSVLAAGVFNSGLLATHEPSGTYDYAPASEPLLARARRIASVCERHEVTLPQAALAFPLRHPVVASVVVGARSAGEVIRNAALVADSVPEALWADLVAEELIPA
- a CDS encoding beta-propeller fold lactonase family protein; the encoded protein is MHSTIRFVTPSWRRTLAALCTLLTAVALTGLTALPAHAAAQTFAYITNYDSDSVSVIDTATNTVTATIAVGGHPAGAAVSLDGTRVYVANANVGSGSVSVVDTATNAVTATIAVGVNPRGATISPDGTRLYVTNTGSGSVSVIDTATNTVTATIAVNRPGGVGVTPDGTRAYVTNSNLDTVSVIDTATNTVTETMTGLGLWPFAVVFVEVGTATSADIDVNLGAQPRLGLLVPYLTYTLTARNTGPGAVTSATLTATLPPGKKATNLAAGCVTTPGTVTCTYGAIAGGASVGKTFRVPLRLLSLGKVKVTGARTTSAPADPNPANDHDGATCTVISFLLVTCR
- a CDS encoding cupin domain-containing protein; amino-acid sequence: MPVIRHAESRRTETPNAVMTTLASPSQGGGGQVVWRVDMGPGQAGPPHAIDTEQVWTVLDGGATVELGGETLTVEPGDTLVIPADVPRRLSSAPATGLTAIVVAPAGMRAYVTDGTRVSAECAVPDGDKLVPAWVV
- a CDS encoding CHAT domain-containing protein, translated to MSTTADLSWEMLRLAEADPGRLVVLASEVTERARAEGDVALESIAERAWGVAAVHLQDLETATRHFRAAIRLGRRAGSAELAAEALIRLAFVTSLRGRPKQALNEIGRALPDLHGVARARAEAQRAAVFNHLGRLDDALACYRTAVPVLRRAGDHLWLQRVLSNRGIVHGYRHEFGAAESDLREAEKLCRALGLDLSLAIVRLNLGWVSALRGDVPAALNRLDLAEGRFRALGTHQLGWLLSDRAGLLLSVGLVAEARQAAQEAVEELQHRHRKIGLPEVRLLLARAALLQGDHEHSQREARRAVSEFTRQHRPEWAALARFVVLRSRITHGVESQAVVGALERSAIALTAAGWPAMSMEARLLAAQAALGRGWIDRGCRQLEQAGLGRLRGPALLRAQAWHAEALLRLTRGNRRGASVAVRTGLRVLDEHRATLGATDLRAYSAQYRVDLARLGLRMAFQSGRPSQVFDWAEQGRAIHLLMKPARPPDDPMLAKAMTELRATVGEIHEMRTAGRDTARLVQHQIALEREIRDYCRKLPPGRSAAPAGPVSIGALAEPLRNNALIEFVQLDEELHALALVDGRLSLRPLGPVAPVRDLLDRVPFALRRLAARSTTAGRAAAEAMLRHAAARLDAILLGPLARVIADRPLVVIPTGCLQALPWSILPSCAGRAVTVSPSATLWHTAFNVRDADGYVLAVAGPGLPGARAEAEAVGGIHSTSPLVGPEATAEAVITALDGARLAHLAAHGRLHATNPLFSSLRLADGPLTIYDLERLHRAPRMVILAACDSGRSVVRAGDELLGLSATFLALGARTIIAPVMSVPDTETAPVMVALHRLLRAGHSAADALARTQRAGEDLAAASAGFVCIGADMTLPPVRR